From the genome of Longimicrobium sp.:
CCGTCACCCCCGCCAGGGGCCCAGGGTCCTCGCCCCGCGCGATGCGCGCCTCCAGCGCCTGCGCCTCCTCGCGAGCCCGCGGGTTGAGCGTCACCACCGCGTTGAGCTCGGGGTTGAACCGTTCCACGCGCGCCAGGCACGCATCCAGCACCTCCACGGGTGACACCTCCCCCGCGCGCACCCGCCGCGCGGTTTCGGCGGCGGAGAGTACCGCGAGAGAGTCGTCGGGCATCATCGGGTCTGGTGAGGGAATCGGGTCAGGAACGCGGGAATGAGTAGCGCCGGCGCGCCCCGCTGTCCACAACGGCTCAGCACCGGGATTAGCAGTAAACTATCGCCACGTCACCCGAACCACCTCAAGGACTTTTTCCATCTTTTCGGTAGCTCGGGACCCGTAGTTGATCCGCCGTAGAAATTCCATGTGGCGGAGGCGTTCGGCGGGAGTGCGCGCGTGCCAGTACGCCCGCTCATCTTCATCGTCGAAAGAGGAGCCCGCGGAGAATGCAGACCGATCGACTCGAGGCTCAAGCGGATCGCTCATCGTCGCGTGCAGATGCTGGTTGACGTGCGTGCTCATAGATGATTGCCCGTGCATGCATTGGGCCGGGCGCCGGGTACGTCGAATGCGCGCGGGTGAGACATTGTCCGGATGATCGACACGATTCGCATTACGAAAGTTGCAGGTAAACACCCTTGCCCGCATCGCGCGGGTATGTATGTTTGTAACAGCGGTATGCACACGCGCAATGGAGGCATTATGGGCATGGCGATGAAGGATGTCCGAGAGCAGCTCTCCGAACTGGTGAAGCGCGCCACGTACCGCGGTGAGCAGATCACGTTCGGCCCGAACCGCGGCGACGACGTAACCCTCATCGCAACGGAGCAGGTCCGGCGTATGGCGGCCCGACTGCGCGAGGTGGAGGAGCGGCTTACGGAGCTTCTGCGGGAGAAGGCGGAGCCCGGGGCGTTCTCTGGCCTGCAAGACGCGCTCGTATCTGGGGAGCTTGCCGTTCGCGGGGCTGATGCACACGCCCGGCGGGTACTGCCAGAATTCGCGACGGAGTCGGCGGTGACCCGTGAGGCCCGCATCCGGCTGGGAGCCCGAGACGCGCGTGTGCCGGAGTTCCGCCGTACCCGGCCCCGCGCATAGCCGTGACCGCGTACGAAGCAGTCCCGCATCCCACGCTCCGCCAGGGCGACATCATCGTCGCACCTTCCGTGGTGCTCCTGCCGCCCGACGAGCGCGATCTGAGCGGCCCGCGCCGGGGACCGGGACGGCTAGGGGACGTGCAGCGGCTCGCGCTGTGGGAAGGAGACCTGCGCACCCTGTCACCGGATCTATCAGCGTCCGTTCGCTTCAGTCCGGTGCTGGTCGTGAGTCACGACTGCGACCTGGAGAAGGACTTCAACGAGCGCGTCCGGGAGCTCATGGCCGAGGGCCGGCCGGAGGAGGAGGCAGTCGCGGCGGCGGAGGGCGACCCCTCTCTCGACCCGTTCGCCGTCGTTGCGCCCCTTCTCCCGTTCGCGGAGCTCGCCGCGAAGCGGCACCCCGGCGTCATGAACGGCCAGCGCATCGGCTACTTTCCGATTCTCCAGCTCCCGCGGGATGGCGGGGACTACTTCGTCGATCTCGGGCAGCTCTCGACGGTGTCCGTACAGCTGCTTCCCCAGCGCGGCAAGGTCGCTTCGCTAGCACCGGAGTCGGTCTTCGAGCTGCGCTACAAGCTCAGCGAGGCATACGCGATTCGCGACCTCGCGGTGCTTCAAGAGCTGGAGCGGCTCACCGGCCGGACCATCGTCCGCGCATCGGCCCTGCCCAAGAGCGGCAAGAAAACCTCTCTGCAGCTCTTTCTCGACGACGGCGACATCGTGCACCTCGAGATCAGGAAGCCGCGCGACGCTCTCCCGGAAGAGATCGTCCGCACACACGCGCGCGACTGACGCGACGCCCTCAATCCGCTGCGTCACGTCGAGACATTGGGCCGGCGCGGGCTTTGCCGGGGCGCGGGGCGGGTGCGAGATTGTGCGGCTCGCGGAGACGATGACACGGAAGAAGGAGCGCAGGGGCGGATGGGGCAACGGACGCTGCTGGTGGGGCTGGCGCACCCGGATGACGAGGTGGGCGCGGCGGGGACGATTCTGGCCCAGCGCGCGCGCGGCGACCGCGTGGTGCTGGTGTGGCTGACGCGCGGCGAGATGACGCAGGCGTTCGGCGGCATCGCGCAGGACCGCGTGGCGGTGATCCGCGAGGAGCACGGGCGCCAGGCCGGCGAGATCCTGGGGTGCGAGACGCGCTTCCTGGACCTTCCCGACTGCGGTGTGGAATCGACGCCGGAGGTCGCGCGGCGCGTGGCCGAGCTGATCACCGAGATACGCCCGGACGGCGTCCTCACCTGGGGCGACGCGTGGGCGCGCGGGATGCGCCACCCGGATCACCAGGCCACCGGCCGCATCTTTCGCGACGCCGTGACGCTGGCGC
Proteins encoded in this window:
- a CDS encoding PIG-L family deacetylase codes for the protein MGQRTLLVGLAHPDDEVGAAGTILAQRARGDRVVLVWLTRGEMTQAFGGIAQDRVAVIREEHGRQAGEILGCETRFLDLPDCGVESTPEVARRVAELITEIRPDGVLTWGDAWARGMRHPDHQATGRIFRDAVTLARIAKVVAPRTPHRAAAPVFTYRGAHSVLPAVAVDVEPYLEGIFALGEFYLKRIGFGERAWIEERLRTAGAPFGLRYAEVFDAWESAPGIVPSLLPAGLTNGEPIHPDRKAEITPPS